The proteins below are encoded in one region of Pan paniscus chromosome 4, NHGRI_mPanPan1-v2.0_pri, whole genome shotgun sequence:
- the UBE2B gene encoding ubiquitin-conjugating enzyme E2 B, protein MSTPARRRLMRDFKRLQEDPPVGVSGAPSENNIMQWNAVIFGPEGTPFEDGTFKLVIEFSEEYPNKPPTVRFLSKMFHPNVYADGSICLDILQNRWSPTYDVSSILTSIQSLLDEPNPNSPANSQAAQLYQENKREYEKRVSAIVEQSWNDS, encoded by the exons ATGTCGACCCCGGCCCGGAGGAGGCTCATGCGGGATTTCAAGCG GTTACAAGAGGACCCACCTGTGGGTGTCAGTGGCGCACCATCTGAAAACAACATCATGCAGTGGAATGCAGTTATATTTGG ACCAGAAGGGACACCTTTTGAAGATG GTACTTTTAAACTAGTAATAGAATTTTCTGAAGAATATCCAAATAAACCACCAACTGTTAGGTTTTTATCCAAAATGTTTCATCCAAATG TGTATGCTGATGGTAGCATATGTTTAGATATCCTTCAGAATCGATGGAGTCCAACATATGATGTATCTTCTATCTTAACATCAATTCAG tCTCTGCTGGATGAACCGAATCCTAACAGTCCAGCCAATAGCCAGGCAGCACAGCTTTATCAGGAAAACAAACGAGAATATGAGAAAAGAGTTTCGGCCATTGTTGAACAAAGCTGGAATGATTCATAA